One genomic segment of Helianthus annuus cultivar XRQ/B chromosome 14, HanXRQr2.0-SUNRISE, whole genome shotgun sequence includes these proteins:
- the LOC110908178 gene encoding putative disease resistance RPP13-like protein 2 isoform X1, translating into MAVEAVVSVVLQKLTDMLESQSLTQNKLLVYEVQEIMKSLDSMRDLIMISTKVVNQQAEEYLHAVYTVEDGIEKFTLNVVRRRKIFGFLTNHIFFFDNLNSCVRIHQKIKKTLMKLKDHEQVPNEAKKEEKCSETRATDHVSFSYSCNEEVMQIVGIKERFQQMKNMSSFSYKEEEMGIFGLKKDVDALVNQLINNCEHVVLIVGQGGVGKTTLARTIYKHRDIKQLFQLRVWVSVLEDYATKDILLSVLKAMDSATDKCSNKDDEETMKFKVSEYLKNKRYLIILDGANSYSDILEDIKEAFPDVKNGSKLVLTSTQNMELKTTHVNLFLHCMMPLSEDDSWKMFKEKVGRQNSWDLVTPESKQAILLSCKGLPLNIVLLAGLFSLTDPNRWSRIFSGMQNSTDVLSLCYNDLSDNLKVCLLYLVLFPKEFDIPVRRLLRLWVAEGFVKHNSTHVYLEDIAQTYFEELVNRNMLQISKLRSDNSPRRCFVLGVLHDYLLVKAKETNLFHTYHNLINGEDNSSLKVRRMVEYESPKREQVSKNISFHKKSQAKSSLFNPSNLRSYVSFNHQQPDYMQANRIGNFLGNIINDGLGLLRVLDLEGVYKPILPENIGNLCNLRYLGLRLTYLDSLPPSVGELTHLETLDLKHTCIDELPCSILKMKKLHHLHLNEMRLNMQLHSSLKLLTLWGLFLDKKVPIKDGLDKLDHLRELGITFHLPSNQEDLMNWIANLTDLRSLRLRSKDNLGYPSDLMFRSMSNLGQLSHLNLLGRLEKLPDYNEFPPTLKVLTLSISLLKSDPMKTIGQLPCLTVLRLLGQSYVGKEMVCVQGGFSRLKVLKMWMLKELESWVVEEGSMQSLKHLEIRCCEKLHSIPMTLLQQPQLENLVLTGMPQEFATDVERLKSDHTSMTIKQWKFPPLPWEQGDSTLVNHS; encoded by the exons ATGGCAGTAGAGGCTGTAGTGTCAGTTGTGTTACAAAAATTAACTGATATGCTGGAAAGCCAATCATTAACCCAAAACAAACTCTTAGTCTATGAAGTGCAGGAGATTATGAAGTCACTTGATTCCATGAGAGACCTGATCATGATCTCCACAAAGGTGGTTAACCAGCAAGCAGAGGAGTATCTTCATGCTGTTTATACGGTTGAGGATGGGATCGAGAAGTTCACCCTTAATGTTGTCCGTCGAAGGAAGATTTTCGGTTTCTTAACCAACCATATTTTCTTCTTTGACAACTTGAACTCTTGCGTTAGGATCCACCAGAAGATAAAGAAAACACTGATGAAGCTAAAAGACCATGAACAAGTACCAAATGAAGCCAAAAAAGAGGAAAAGTGTTCAGAAACACGAGCAACGGATCATGTGAGTTTTAGCTACTCATGCAATGAAGAAGTGATGCAGATCGTCGGTATCAAAGAACGTTTTCAGCAAATGAAAAATATGTCGAGCTTTTCCTACAAAGAAGAAGAAATGGGCATCTTCGGGTTGAAAAAAGATGTGGACGCTCTGGTGAACCAACTCATAAACAACTGTGAACatgttgttttgattgttggtCAAGGAGGCGTAGGTAAGACTACACTTGCTCGCACAATTTACAAACATAGAGACATCAAGCAGCTTTTTCAACTCCGTGTTTGGGTTTCGGTGTTGGAAGACTATGCCACAAAAGACATACTCTTAAGTGTGTTAAAAGCAATGGATAGCGCGACAGATAAATGCTCTAATAAGGATGATGAGGAAACAATGAAGTTTAAGGTCTCAGAGTACCTCAAGAACAAGAGGTACTTGATCATCTTAGATGGTGCAAATAGTTATTCAGATATTTTGGAAGACATAAAAGAAGCATTCCCTGATGTAAAAAATGGAAGTAAGCTGGTCTTGACTTCAACACAGAACATGGAATTGAAAACTACACATGTCAACTTATTTTTGCATTGTATGATGCCTCTAAGTGAAGATGACAGCTGGAAAATGTTTAAAGAGAAAGTTGGAAGACAAAATAGTTGGGATCTTGTTACCCCTGAATCAAAGCAGGCCATTTTGCTGAGCTGCAAGGGTCTACCCCTGAATATAGTCCTGCTTGCAGGTCTTTTCTCGTTGACGGATCCAAATCGCTGGTCTCGGATATTCTCTGGTATGCAAAACTCTACGGATGTGTTGTCTCTTTGCTACAATGACTTGAGTGACAACCTGAAGGTATGCCTGCTTTATTTAGTGCTTTTCCCTAAAGAATTTGACATTCCTGTAAGGAGGTTACTGCGGTTGTGGGTTGCTGAAGGCTTTGTGAAACATAATTCTACACATGTATATCTTGAAGATATTGCACAAACTTATTTTGAAGAGTTAGTTAACCGAAACATGCTTCAAATATCAAAACTAAGGTCTGACAATAGCCCAAGACGATGTTTCGTGCTTGGAGTTCTGCATGATTATCTCTTGGTGAAAGCCAAAGAAACCAATCTTTTTCACACATATCATAACTTGATTAATGGTGAAGACAATTCGTCTTTGAAAGTTCGCAGGATGGTTGAGTATGAAAGCCCAAAGAGGGAACAAGTTAGCAAAAATATTTCTTTCCATAAGAAATCACAGGCTAAGAGTTCTTTGTTTAATCCCTCTAACCTGAGGTCTTACGTGTCATTTAACCATCAACAACCAGATTATATGCAGGCTAATCGAATTGGAAATTTTCTTGGAAATATTATAAATGATGGTCTTGGGTTATTACGCGTGCTTGACTTAGAGGGCGTATATAAACCGATCTTGCCTGAAAATATTGGTAATTTATGCAACTTGAGGTACTTAGGTCTAAGATTGACATATTTGGATAGTCTCCCACCATCAGTTGGTGAACTAACCCATTTGGAAACCTTGGATCTGAAACATACGTGCATAGATGAGCTACCATGTTCCATTTTGAAGATGAAGAAACTCCACCATCTCCATCTTAACGAAATGCGTCTTAATATGCAGCTTCACTCTTCCTTGAAGCTCTTGACGCTATGGGGATTGTTCTTGGACAAGAAAGTCCCTATAAAAGATGGTTTAGATAAGCTGGATCATCTTAGAGAATTAGGTATTACATTCCACTTACCGTCCAACCAAGAAGATTTAATGAACTGGATCGCCAACCTAACAGATCTACGGTCTTTAAGGTTGCGATCCAAAGATAATTTAGGATACCCTTCAGATCTCATGTTCAGATCAATGTCGAATCTAGGCCAGCTTTCCCACCTAAACTTGTTGGGGAGGTTAGAAAAGCTTCCTGATTACAATGAGTTCCCACCAACACTTAAGGTTTTGACATTGTCAATCTCGTTGCTAAAGAGTGACCCTATGAAAACAATCGGTCAACTTCCCTGCTTAACGGTTCTTCGGCTCTTGGGACAATCCTACGTAGGGAAAGAAATGGTTTGTGTTCAGGGGGGATTTAGTAGGCTTAAAGTGCTGAAAATGTGGATGCTGAAGGAGTTGGAAAGCTGGGTTGTTGAAGAAGGATCAATGCAAAGCCTCAAACATCTAGAGATTAGGTGTTGCGAGAAACTACATAGCATTCCAATGACGCTATTGCAACAGCCGCAATTAGAAAACCTGGTTTTGACTGGCATGCCACAAGAATTTGCAACTGATGTCGAGCGTTTAAAATCAGATCACACCTCCATGACCATCAAACAATGGAAGTTTCCTCCATTACCT TGGGAACAAGGTGATTCTACTTTGGTGAACCATAGCTAA
- the LOC110908178 gene encoding putative disease resistance RPP13-like protein 2 isoform X2: MAVEAVVSVVLQKLTDMLESQSLTQNKLLVYEVQEIMKSLDSMRDLIMISTKVVNQQAEEYLHAVYTVEDGIEKFTLNVVRRRKIFGFLTNHIFFFDNLNSCVRIHQKIKKTLMKLKDHEQVPNEAKKEEKCSETRATDHVSFSYSCNEEVMQIVGIKERFQQMKNMSSFSYKEEEMGIFGLKKDVDALVNQLINNCEHVVLIVGQGGVGKTTLARTIYKHRDIKQLFQLRVWVSVLEDYATKDILLSVLKAMDSATDKCSNKDDEETMKFKVSEYLKNKRYLIILDGANSYSDILEDIKEAFPDVKNGSKLVLTSTQNMELKTTHVNLFLHCMMPLSEDDSWKMFKEKVGRQNSWDLVTPESKQAILLSCKGLPLNIVLLAGLFSLTDPNRWSRIFSGMQNSTDVLSLCYNDLSDNLKVCLLYLVLFPKEFDIPVRRLLRLWVAEGFVKHNSTHVYLEDIAQTYFEELVNRNMLQISKLRSDNSPRRCFVLGVLHDYLLVKAKETNLFHTYHNLINGEDNSSLKVRRMVEYESPKREQVSKNISFHKKSQAKSSLFNPSNLRSYVSFNHQQPDYMQANRIGNFLGNIINDGLGLLRVLDLEGVYKPILPENIGNLCNLRYLGLRLTYLDSLPPSVGELTHLETLDLKHTCIDELPCSILKMKKLHHLHLNEMRLNMQLHSSLKLLTLWGLFLDKKVPIKDGLDKLDHLRELGITFHLPSNQEDLMNWIANLTDLRSLRLRSKDNLGYPSDLMFRSMSNLGQLSHLNLLGRLEKLPDYNEFPPTLKVLTLSISLLKSDPMKTIGQLPCLTVLRLLGQSYVGKEMVCVQGGFSRLKVLKMWMLKELESWVVEEGSMQSLKHLEIRCCEKLHSIPMTLLQQPQLENLVLTGMPQEFATDVERLKSDHTSMTIKQWKFPPLP; this comes from the exons ATGGCAGTAGAGGCTGTAGTGTCAGTTGTGTTACAAAAATTAACTGATATGCTGGAAAGCCAATCATTAACCCAAAACAAACTCTTAGTCTATGAAGTGCAGGAGATTATGAAGTCACTTGATTCCATGAGAGACCTGATCATGATCTCCACAAAGGTGGTTAACCAGCAAGCAGAGGAGTATCTTCATGCTGTTTATACGGTTGAGGATGGGATCGAGAAGTTCACCCTTAATGTTGTCCGTCGAAGGAAGATTTTCGGTTTCTTAACCAACCATATTTTCTTCTTTGACAACTTGAACTCTTGCGTTAGGATCCACCAGAAGATAAAGAAAACACTGATGAAGCTAAAAGACCATGAACAAGTACCAAATGAAGCCAAAAAAGAGGAAAAGTGTTCAGAAACACGAGCAACGGATCATGTGAGTTTTAGCTACTCATGCAATGAAGAAGTGATGCAGATCGTCGGTATCAAAGAACGTTTTCAGCAAATGAAAAATATGTCGAGCTTTTCCTACAAAGAAGAAGAAATGGGCATCTTCGGGTTGAAAAAAGATGTGGACGCTCTGGTGAACCAACTCATAAACAACTGTGAACatgttgttttgattgttggtCAAGGAGGCGTAGGTAAGACTACACTTGCTCGCACAATTTACAAACATAGAGACATCAAGCAGCTTTTTCAACTCCGTGTTTGGGTTTCGGTGTTGGAAGACTATGCCACAAAAGACATACTCTTAAGTGTGTTAAAAGCAATGGATAGCGCGACAGATAAATGCTCTAATAAGGATGATGAGGAAACAATGAAGTTTAAGGTCTCAGAGTACCTCAAGAACAAGAGGTACTTGATCATCTTAGATGGTGCAAATAGTTATTCAGATATTTTGGAAGACATAAAAGAAGCATTCCCTGATGTAAAAAATGGAAGTAAGCTGGTCTTGACTTCAACACAGAACATGGAATTGAAAACTACACATGTCAACTTATTTTTGCATTGTATGATGCCTCTAAGTGAAGATGACAGCTGGAAAATGTTTAAAGAGAAAGTTGGAAGACAAAATAGTTGGGATCTTGTTACCCCTGAATCAAAGCAGGCCATTTTGCTGAGCTGCAAGGGTCTACCCCTGAATATAGTCCTGCTTGCAGGTCTTTTCTCGTTGACGGATCCAAATCGCTGGTCTCGGATATTCTCTGGTATGCAAAACTCTACGGATGTGTTGTCTCTTTGCTACAATGACTTGAGTGACAACCTGAAGGTATGCCTGCTTTATTTAGTGCTTTTCCCTAAAGAATTTGACATTCCTGTAAGGAGGTTACTGCGGTTGTGGGTTGCTGAAGGCTTTGTGAAACATAATTCTACACATGTATATCTTGAAGATATTGCACAAACTTATTTTGAAGAGTTAGTTAACCGAAACATGCTTCAAATATCAAAACTAAGGTCTGACAATAGCCCAAGACGATGTTTCGTGCTTGGAGTTCTGCATGATTATCTCTTGGTGAAAGCCAAAGAAACCAATCTTTTTCACACATATCATAACTTGATTAATGGTGAAGACAATTCGTCTTTGAAAGTTCGCAGGATGGTTGAGTATGAAAGCCCAAAGAGGGAACAAGTTAGCAAAAATATTTCTTTCCATAAGAAATCACAGGCTAAGAGTTCTTTGTTTAATCCCTCTAACCTGAGGTCTTACGTGTCATTTAACCATCAACAACCAGATTATATGCAGGCTAATCGAATTGGAAATTTTCTTGGAAATATTATAAATGATGGTCTTGGGTTATTACGCGTGCTTGACTTAGAGGGCGTATATAAACCGATCTTGCCTGAAAATATTGGTAATTTATGCAACTTGAGGTACTTAGGTCTAAGATTGACATATTTGGATAGTCTCCCACCATCAGTTGGTGAACTAACCCATTTGGAAACCTTGGATCTGAAACATACGTGCATAGATGAGCTACCATGTTCCATTTTGAAGATGAAGAAACTCCACCATCTCCATCTTAACGAAATGCGTCTTAATATGCAGCTTCACTCTTCCTTGAAGCTCTTGACGCTATGGGGATTGTTCTTGGACAAGAAAGTCCCTATAAAAGATGGTTTAGATAAGCTGGATCATCTTAGAGAATTAGGTATTACATTCCACTTACCGTCCAACCAAGAAGATTTAATGAACTGGATCGCCAACCTAACAGATCTACGGTCTTTAAGGTTGCGATCCAAAGATAATTTAGGATACCCTTCAGATCTCATGTTCAGATCAATGTCGAATCTAGGCCAGCTTTCCCACCTAAACTTGTTGGGGAGGTTAGAAAAGCTTCCTGATTACAATGAGTTCCCACCAACACTTAAGGTTTTGACATTGTCAATCTCGTTGCTAAAGAGTGACCCTATGAAAACAATCGGTCAACTTCCCTGCTTAACGGTTCTTCGGCTCTTGGGACAATCCTACGTAGGGAAAGAAATGGTTTGTGTTCAGGGGGGATTTAGTAGGCTTAAAGTGCTGAAAATGTGGATGCTGAAGGAGTTGGAAAGCTGGGTTGTTGAAGAAGGATCAATGCAAAGCCTCAAACATCTAGAGATTAGGTGTTGCGAGAAACTACATAGCATTCCAATGACGCTATTGCAACAGCCGCAATTAGAAAACCTGGTTTTGACTGGCATGCCACAAGAATTTGCAACTGATGTCGAGCGTTTAAAATCAGATCACACCTCCATGACCATCAAACAATGGAAGTTTCCTCCATTACCT TGA